The Penaeus vannamei isolate JL-2024 chromosome 16, ASM4276789v1, whole genome shotgun sequence genome includes a window with the following:
- the LOC138864483 gene encoding uncharacterized protein: METLERDHYRDIIGIQTWLRYVDVLAIVPRRSCLHHTLTRLNSVHEKIHFTMEKEDQKLPFLNTLNHRGDDGLRFSVYRNPTYKDDYIHYYSAHGNKTMSGVVIGFFLRALRICSPEFLETEAISKYFGKTVKIASTSEEKIHDMIRDKKQLKSNPSSEIYRIPYSGCDEAYFGETGHGFNTRINEHRADVRHHRTSNAMAVHVAGHLANWKEAERSND; encoded by the exons atggagacactagaaagggaccactacagggatataatcggcatTCAAACTTGGCTTCGATACGTAGATGTCCTCGctatcgtccccagaaggtcgtgtttacaccatacgttgacgcggctgaactccgtccacgagaaaatacATTTCACCATGGAGAAAGaagatcagaagttacctttcctgaaCACTCTGAACCATAGGGGTGACGATGGCCTGCGTTTCTCTGTATACAGAAATCCTACgtataaagacgattatatccactatTACTCCGCCCACGGCAATAAAACTAtgtctggggttgtaattggcttctttctccgggcgctgaggatctgcagccctgagtttcttgagactgag gcgattagcaaatactttggcaaaacggtgaaaatcgccagcacatccgaggaaaagatacacgatatgatacgagacaagaagcagttgaaaagcaaccccagcaGTGAAATATATCGCATACCCTACAGCGGTTGCGATGAGgcctactttggtgaaacgggacacggcttcaacaccaggattaacgaacatcgagccgacgttcgtcaccacaggacttctaATGCCATGGCGGTTCATGTAGCTGGACATCTAGcaaactggaaggaagccgaa CGGTCAAATGATTAA